The following coding sequences are from one Streptomyces venezuelae window:
- a CDS encoding ABC-F family ATP-binding cassette domain-containing protein — MSTHPTSISCTSLSFGWPDGTGVFDGLQVSFGPGRTGLIGVNGSGKSTLLKLVAGELTPTEGAVRVAGDVGYLPQNVTLDTGLRVDEVLGIAATRAALHAIEAGDVREEHFTAVGDDWDVEERAVATLDQLGLGHVGLDRTTGEVSGGESVLLRLAALLLRRPDVLLLDEPTNNLDLYARRRLYAAVEAWPGVLVVVSHDRELLDLVDQIADLRDGEVSWYGGNFSAYEEALAVEQEAAERMVRVAETDLRKQKRELADAQVKLARRKRYGQKMWDQKREPKIIMGARKRAAQESAGKHRILHEERLAEAKERLDDAVEAVRDDDEIRVDLPHTLVHPGRTVLTLSNLELRYGARVKGEFELRGPERIALIGRNGAGKTTLLRTIAKQLEPVSGEALTHVPTRFLPQRLDVLDGELTVAENVAAYAPDATNNRVRARLARFLFKGAKADQRAATLSGGERFRAALAALLLAEPAPQLLMLDEPTNNLDMASVKQLSTALESYEGALIVAGHDLPFLESIGITRWLLLDGELKEITQEKKTEAVGYSA, encoded by the coding sequence ATGTCTACTCACCCCACCTCCATCAGCTGTACGTCGCTCTCCTTCGGCTGGCCCGACGGCACCGGCGTCTTCGACGGCCTCCAGGTCTCCTTCGGGCCCGGCAGGACCGGGCTCATCGGCGTCAACGGGTCAGGAAAGTCGACCCTGTTGAAGCTCGTCGCGGGCGAGCTGACGCCCACCGAGGGCGCGGTGCGTGTCGCCGGGGACGTCGGGTACCTGCCGCAGAACGTCACCCTGGACACCGGCCTGCGCGTCGACGAGGTGCTCGGCATCGCCGCGACCCGCGCCGCGCTGCACGCCATCGAGGCGGGTGACGTGCGCGAGGAGCACTTCACCGCGGTCGGCGACGACTGGGACGTCGAGGAGCGCGCCGTCGCCACCCTCGACCAGCTGGGGCTCGGCCACGTCGGTCTCGACCGCACCACGGGCGAGGTGTCGGGCGGCGAGTCGGTGCTGCTGCGTCTGGCGGCGCTGCTGCTGCGCCGTCCCGACGTACTGCTCCTCGACGAGCCGACCAACAACCTCGACCTGTACGCCCGTCGGCGCCTGTACGCGGCCGTCGAGGCATGGCCGGGCGTCCTGGTCGTCGTCAGCCACGACCGTGAACTCCTGGACCTGGTCGACCAGATCGCCGATCTCCGTGACGGGGAGGTGAGTTGGTACGGGGGCAACTTCAGCGCGTACGAGGAAGCCCTCGCCGTGGAGCAGGAGGCGGCCGAGCGCATGGTGCGCGTCGCCGAGACCGACCTGCGCAAGCAGAAGAGGGAACTGGCGGACGCGCAGGTCAAGTTGGCCCGCCGCAAGCGGTACGGCCAGAAGATGTGGGACCAGAAGCGGGAGCCCAAGATCATCATGGGTGCCCGCAAGCGCGCGGCGCAGGAGTCGGCGGGCAAGCACCGCATCCTGCACGAGGAGCGGCTCGCCGAGGCGAAGGAGCGTCTCGACGACGCCGTCGAAGCGGTGCGGGACGACGACGAGATCCGCGTCGACCTTCCCCACACCCTGGTCCACCCGGGGCGCACCGTGCTCACCCTGAGCAACCTCGAACTGCGCTACGGCGCCCGCGTGAAGGGCGAGTTCGAACTGCGCGGGCCAGAACGGATCGCGCTGATCGGCCGGAACGGCGCGGGCAAGACAACGCTCCTGCGCACCATCGCGAAGCAGCTCGAACCGGTGTCCGGAGAGGCGCTGACCCATGTACCGACGCGTTTCCTGCCGCAGCGGCTCGACGTGCTCGACGGCGAGCTGACCGTCGCCGAGAACGTGGCGGCGTACGCTCCCGACGCGACCAACAACCGGGTCAGGGCGCGACTGGCCCGCTTCCTGTTCAAGGGCGCCAAGGCCGATCAGCGGGCGGCGACCCTGTCGGGCGGCGAGCGGTTCCGCGCGGCGCTGGCGGCGCTGCTGCTCGCGGAGCCCGCGCCGCAGCTCCTGATGCTCGACGAGCCGACGAACAACCTGGACATGGCGAGCGTGAAGCAGCTGTCGACGGCCCTGGAGTCGTACGAGGGCGCGCTGATCGTGGCCGGCCACGACCTGCCGTTCCTGGAGTCCATCGGCATCACGCGCTGGCTGCTCCTCGACGGAGAACTCAAGGAGATCACTCAGGAAAAGAAGACAGAAGCTGTCGGGTATTCCGCCTAG
- a CDS encoding GOLPH3/VPS74 family protein, with protein MHYGTLSLPARLLLLTWDGEKRKFTGGPDVHLVVRAGALAELAQRGVIVDTGGTVTPVTGARTGDTVLDGLAELIEESRPRKWRRWMTYRSGGTLDAVRDQLTAHGYLRLERRRVLGLFPVRHWELERSGYAEALQADAGTVLRGPRSVTEVSESEAALVMCAATGKVRPFVTGKDRRRYKDRIAELTDRGGGASLEVTQQMRALRKALASAIAAAEMARSSSGGDGGSGDGG; from the coding sequence GTGCACTACGGCACGCTGTCCCTGCCAGCCAGGCTCCTGCTCCTGACGTGGGACGGGGAGAAGCGGAAGTTCACCGGCGGGCCCGACGTGCACCTCGTCGTCCGCGCCGGGGCGCTGGCGGAGCTCGCCCAGCGCGGTGTGATCGTCGATACGGGCGGCACCGTCACCCCCGTGACCGGCGCACGCACGGGCGACACGGTCCTCGACGGACTCGCCGAGCTCATCGAGGAGTCCCGGCCGCGCAAGTGGCGCCGATGGATGACGTACCGCTCCGGGGGCACCCTGGACGCGGTCCGCGACCAGCTCACCGCCCACGGCTATCTGCGCCTGGAACGACGGCGCGTCCTCGGGCTCTTTCCCGTACGGCACTGGGAGCTGGAGCGCTCCGGCTACGCGGAGGCGCTGCAGGCCGACGCGGGCACGGTGCTGCGAGGCCCCCGGTCGGTCACGGAGGTGTCCGAGAGCGAGGCGGCCCTCGTGATGTGCGCGGCCACCGGCAAGGTGCGTCCGTTCGTCACCGGCAAGGACCGCAGGCGGTACAAGGACAGGATCGCCGAGCTCACCGACCGCGGCGGCGGGGCGTCGCTCGAGGTCACCCAGCAGATGCGCGCCCTCCGCAAGGCGCTGGCCTCGGCGATCGCGGCGGCGGAGATGGCGCGCTCGTCGAGCGGGGGAGACGGGGGCTCGGGCGACGGGGGCTGA
- a CDS encoding SsgA family sporulation/cell division regulator, with amino-acid sequence MSTVIEQAVEARLVAAEPRMPTIPATLHYDRRDPFAVRMSFPAPATLEGIEVYWTFARELLVHGVERAVGDGDVRVRPYGFDRTVVEFHAPEGTAIVHIRTGDLRRFLHRTMTLVPAGQESRHVDLDQDLAELMRDAC; translated from the coding sequence TTGTCCACCGTCATCGAGCAAGCCGTAGAGGCCCGCCTGGTCGCCGCCGAGCCGCGGATGCCGACCATTCCCGCGACGCTCCACTACGACCGGCGGGATCCGTTCGCCGTGCGCATGAGCTTCCCCGCTCCCGCGACCCTGGAGGGCATCGAGGTCTACTGGACCTTCGCCCGCGAGCTCCTCGTCCACGGTGTGGAGCGGGCGGTGGGCGACGGCGACGTGCGCGTGCGTCCGTACGGGTTCGACCGCACGGTCGTCGAGTTCCACGCCCCCGAGGGCACCGCGATCGTCCACATCCGCACCGGCGACCTCCGCCGTTTCCTGCACCGCACGATGACGCTGGTGCCGGCCGGTCAGGAGAGCCGGCACGTGGACCTGGACCAGGACCTGGCCGAGCTGATGCGCGACGCCTGCTGA
- a CDS encoding WD40/YVTN/BNR-like repeat-containing protein gives MGKTKSTRRMVLTGLCGAVLAGSVLGAPGAAGADGGTHHPDRGPRWQLKDSGTDARFRGLAAVSRDTAWVAGTKGTVLRTADGGRTWREVSPPGAAGLEFRDIEAFDGRRAVVLAIGEGDASRVLRTEDGGATWTESFRNTDAKAFYDCMTFFDRRHGLAMSDPVDGKFRILSTADGGRSWKVLPSAGMPAAQEGEAGFAASGQCLVSNGSRDVWMATGGAARARVLHSADRGRTWRATDAPIPAGDPARGVFGLAFRDRAHGIAVGGDYRADQPSPKAAAVTRDGGRRWDPAGKPPSAYRSGVAWFPHSRSTALAVGPTGTDVTTDGGRSWRTVDTGSYDTVDCTPDRGCWAAGEKGRIARLEGRP, from the coding sequence ATGGGGAAGACGAAGTCGACGAGGCGGATGGTACTGACGGGACTGTGCGGCGCGGTGCTCGCCGGATCCGTCCTCGGCGCGCCGGGCGCCGCGGGGGCGGACGGCGGCACGCACCACCCGGACCGGGGTCCGCGCTGGCAGCTCAAGGACAGCGGCACCGACGCCCGCTTCCGGGGACTGGCCGCCGTCAGCCGCGACACGGCGTGGGTGGCCGGTACGAAGGGGACGGTGCTGCGCACCGCCGACGGCGGCAGGACGTGGCGGGAAGTCTCCCCGCCCGGCGCCGCCGGTCTTGAGTTCCGCGACATCGAGGCGTTCGACGGCCGCCGCGCCGTGGTCCTCGCCATCGGCGAGGGGGACGCGTCGCGGGTGCTGCGCACCGAGGACGGCGGGGCCACCTGGACGGAGTCGTTCCGCAACACCGACGCCAAGGCGTTCTACGACTGCATGACCTTCTTCGACCGGCGCCACGGTCTGGCGATGAGCGATCCCGTCGACGGGAAGTTCCGCATCCTGTCCACCGCCGACGGGGGCCGGTCCTGGAAGGTCCTGCCGAGCGCCGGAATGCCCGCGGCGCAGGAGGGCGAGGCGGGCTTCGCGGCGAGCGGCCAGTGCCTGGTGAGCAACGGGTCCCGGGACGTGTGGATGGCCACGGGAGGCGCCGCACGCGCGCGCGTCCTGCACTCCGCGGACCGCGGACGGACGTGGCGGGCCACCGACGCGCCGATCCCGGCCGGTGACCCGGCCCGCGGCGTCTTCGGGCTCGCTTTCCGCGACCGCGCGCACGGCATCGCCGTCGGCGGCGACTACCGCGCCGACCAGCCCTCGCCGAAGGCGGCGGCGGTCACCCGGGACGGCGGCCGCCGCTGGGACCCGGCGGGGAAGCCGCCGTCCGCCTACCGCTCGGGCGTCGCGTGGTTCCCGCACAGCCGCTCCACGGCGCTCGCGGTCGGCCCGACGGGCACGGACGTCACGACGGACGGCGGCCGGAGCTGGCGGACGGTCGACACCGGGTCGTACGACACCGTGGACTGCACACCCGACCGGGGCTGCTGGGCCGCGGGCGAGAAGGGGCGGATCGCCCGCCTCGAAGGGCGGCCCTGA
- a CDS encoding YciI family protein, with product MFILELTYTAPVSAVDDLLEAHVAWLDEQYEAGVFIASGRKNPRDGGVIIAVARDRAEIERIVAEDPFTAAEVCAYRITEFYATKTAPALATYREQLPA from the coding sequence ATGTTCATTCTCGAATTGACCTACACCGCGCCGGTCTCCGCCGTCGACGACCTGCTGGAAGCCCATGTCGCCTGGCTCGACGAGCAGTACGAGGCCGGCGTCTTCATCGCGTCGGGGCGCAAGAACCCGCGCGACGGCGGCGTGATCATCGCCGTCGCGCGGGACCGCGCGGAGATCGAGAGGATCGTCGCGGAGGACCCGTTCACGGCGGCCGAGGTGTGCGCGTACCGGATCACCGAGTTCTACGCGACGAAGACGGCCCCGGCCCTCGCGACGTACCGCGAGCAGCTCCCCGCCTGA
- a CDS encoding flotillin family protein — protein MSPVLIPVVGVVVLLVLLALVVITRYKVAGPSEAFIVTGRRGKKSTDPDTGRVMTDNSGQKVVVGGGVFVVPFVQQKFTLDLSSRHIPIAVRGAVTLRGVKANLEGVAIVKVGGTEDSIRAAAQRFLVQQDGIVGFTQEVLSGALRSIVGRMSVEDIIRDRAAFAGQVAEEAEASLSGQGLVLDAFQIQDITTEGSYLEDLGRPEAARAKQEADIAEAVARRAAEQARLKAEEEIAVAQRTFYLKQAEIKAETDEAAARASAAGPLAEAARQQDVLTEQEKVAKRQAALTDSELDTQVRKPADAARYQAEQEAEARRIGLVKQAEADAERARLTGEGEKAHRAALADAVRLEGEAEAASIGARGAAEAEAMRKKADAFAQYGDAAVLQMLVEVLPSVVGKASEPLAAVDKMTVISTDGAGQLSRTVADNVAQGMELLSSTTGVDLAELLKGITGGKAASPAATASPVSSANGKIEVTD, from the coding sequence ATGAGTCCAGTCCTGATCCCGGTCGTGGGAGTCGTCGTACTCCTCGTCCTGCTGGCGCTCGTCGTCATCACGCGTTACAAGGTCGCCGGGCCCAGCGAGGCCTTCATCGTGACCGGCCGGCGCGGCAAGAAGTCCACGGATCCGGACACCGGCCGGGTCATGACCGACAACAGCGGCCAGAAGGTCGTGGTCGGCGGCGGCGTCTTCGTCGTGCCGTTCGTGCAGCAGAAGTTCACCCTCGACCTGTCCTCGCGGCACATCCCGATCGCCGTGCGGGGCGCGGTCACGCTGCGCGGCGTCAAGGCGAACCTCGAAGGCGTCGCCATCGTGAAGGTCGGCGGCACCGAGGACTCGATACGCGCCGCCGCCCAGCGCTTCCTCGTGCAGCAGGACGGCATCGTCGGCTTCACCCAGGAAGTGCTCTCCGGCGCGCTGCGCTCCATCGTGGGACGCATGTCGGTCGAGGACATCATCCGGGACCGTGCCGCGTTCGCCGGGCAGGTCGCCGAGGAGGCCGAGGCCAGCCTCTCCGGGCAGGGCCTGGTCCTCGACGCCTTCCAGATCCAGGACATCACCACCGAGGGCTCCTACCTGGAGGACCTCGGCCGCCCGGAGGCCGCCCGCGCCAAGCAGGAGGCGGACATCGCCGAGGCCGTGGCGCGCCGCGCCGCCGAGCAGGCACGGCTGAAGGCGGAGGAGGAGATCGCCGTCGCGCAGCGGACCTTCTACCTCAAGCAGGCCGAGATCAAGGCCGAGACGGACGAGGCGGCGGCGCGGGCGAGCGCCGCGGGGCCGCTCGCCGAGGCCGCACGGCAGCAGGACGTGCTCACCGAGCAGGAGAAGGTCGCCAAGCGCCAGGCGGCGCTCACCGACAGCGAGTTGGACACACAGGTCCGCAAGCCCGCCGACGCCGCGCGCTACCAGGCCGAGCAGGAGGCGGAGGCCCGCAGGATCGGCCTGGTCAAGCAGGCCGAGGCCGACGCGGAGCGGGCCCGTCTGACCGGTGAGGGCGAGAAGGCGCACCGTGCCGCGCTCGCCGATGCCGTACGCCTGGAAGGTGAGGCCGAGGCCGCGTCGATCGGCGCGCGGGGCGCCGCGGAGGCGGAGGCGATGCGCAAGAAGGCCGACGCGTTCGCGCAGTACGGTGACGCGGCCGTCCTGCAGATGCTCGTCGAGGTCCTGCCGAGCGTGGTCGGCAAGGCGTCCGAGCCGCTCGCCGCGGTGGACAAGATGACGGTGATCTCGACGGACGGTGCCGGACAGCTGTCCCGTACGGTCGCCGACAACGTCGCCCAGGGCATGGAGCTGCTCAGCTCCACCACGGGGGTCGACCTCGCCGAGCTCCTCAAGGGCATCACGGGCGGCAAGGCGGCGAGCCCCGCCGCCACGGCCTCCCCGGTCTCCTCGGCCAACGGGAAGATCGAAGTCACCGACTAG
- a CDS encoding endonuclease V — protein MSSYAMPSDWPTDERTARAVQDGLRTRVVLDEAGPPPGTGHVTGVDVAYDDERDVVAAAVVVLDAATLDVVEEATAVGKVAFPYVPGLLAFREIPTVLAALGELRSDPGLVVCDGYGVAHPRRFGLASHLGVLTGLPTIGVAKNPFTFVYEDPAAVRGSASPLLDGAEEVGRALRTREGVKPVFVSAGHRVSLDRACAHTLRLTPRYRLPESTRRADALCRSALRAAAG, from the coding sequence ATGAGCAGCTACGCGATGCCCTCCGACTGGCCCACCGACGAGCGGACGGCGCGCGCCGTCCAGGACGGACTGCGCACCCGCGTGGTCCTCGACGAGGCGGGCCCGCCGCCCGGCACGGGCCACGTGACGGGCGTGGACGTCGCGTACGACGACGAGCGGGACGTCGTGGCCGCCGCCGTCGTGGTCCTGGACGCCGCGACGCTCGACGTGGTCGAGGAGGCGACCGCGGTCGGCAAGGTGGCGTTCCCCTATGTGCCCGGCCTGCTCGCGTTCCGCGAGATCCCGACGGTCCTGGCGGCGCTGGGCGAGCTGCGGTCGGACCCCGGGCTCGTCGTCTGCGACGGCTACGGAGTGGCCCACCCGCGCCGTTTCGGCCTGGCCAGCCACCTCGGCGTCCTGACGGGACTGCCCACCATCGGTGTCGCCAAGAACCCCTTCACCTTCGTGTACGAGGATCCGGCGGCCGTGCGGGGGAGCGCGTCGCCGCTGCTGGACGGCGCGGAAGAGGTCGGCCGTGCGCTGCGCACCCGCGAGGGCGTGAAGCCGGTCTTCGTCTCGGCGGGCCACCGGGTCTCCCTGGACCGGGCCTGCGCGCACACCCTGCGCCTCACGCCCCGCTACCGGCTGCCGGAATCCACCCGCCGCGCGGACGCGCTGTGCCGCTCCGCGCTGCGTGCGGCGGCGGGGTGA
- a CDS encoding glyceraldehyde-3-phosphate dehydrogenase → MTVNDDSFTNWKHREEIAESMIPIIGKLHRERDVTVLLHSRSLVNKSVVSILKTHRFARQIAGEELSVTETLPFLQALTTLDLGPSQIDLALLAEAYKADDRGLTVEQFTAEAVAGAIGADKAEGGEGRDVVLYGFGRIGRLVARLLIEKAGSGNGLRLRAIVVRGGGERAAEDIVKRASLLRRDSIHGQFQGTITVDEANGTIVANGNEIKVIYANDPSEVDYTAYGIKDAILVDNTGKWRDREGLSKHLRPGIDKVVLTAPGKGDVPNIVHGVNHDTIKPDEQILSCASCTTNAIVPPLKAMADEFGVLRGHVETVHSFTNDQNLLDNYHKADRRGRSAPLNMVITETGAASAVAKALPDLKAPITGSSIRVPVPDVSIAILSLRLGRETTRDEVLDHLRDVSLHSPLKRQIDFTTAPDAVSMDFVGSRHASIVDAGATKVDGDNAILYLWYDNEFGYSCQVIRVVQYVSGVEYPTYPAPVA, encoded by the coding sequence GTGACTGTCAATGACGACTCGTTCACCAATTGGAAGCACCGCGAGGAGATCGCGGAGTCGATGATCCCGATCATCGGGAAGCTGCACCGCGAGCGGGACGTGACGGTCCTGCTGCACAGCCGCTCCTTGGTGAACAAGTCGGTGGTCAGCATCCTCAAGACCCACCGATTCGCCCGGCAGATAGCCGGTGAGGAGCTCTCGGTCACCGAGACGCTGCCGTTCCTGCAGGCCCTCACCACGCTCGACCTCGGCCCGTCGCAGATCGACCTGGCCCTGCTCGCGGAGGCCTACAAGGCCGACGACCGCGGCCTGACCGTCGAGCAGTTCACCGCCGAGGCGGTCGCCGGTGCCATCGGCGCCGACAAGGCCGAGGGCGGCGAGGGCCGCGACGTCGTCCTGTACGGCTTCGGCCGCATCGGGCGTCTCGTCGCCCGCCTCCTCATCGAGAAGGCCGGCTCGGGCAACGGCCTGCGGCTGCGCGCCATCGTCGTGCGCGGCGGCGGCGAGCGGGCCGCCGAGGACATCGTGAAGCGCGCCTCGCTGCTGCGCCGCGACTCCATCCACGGTCAGTTCCAGGGCACGATCACCGTCGACGAGGCGAACGGCACGATCGTCGCCAACGGCAACGAGATCAAGGTGATCTACGCCAACGACCCGTCCGAGGTCGACTACACGGCGTACGGCATCAAGGACGCCATCCTCGTCGACAACACCGGCAAGTGGCGCGACCGCGAGGGCCTCTCCAAGCACCTGCGTCCGGGCATCGACAAGGTCGTCCTGACCGCTCCGGGCAAGGGCGACGTCCCGAACATCGTGCACGGCGTCAACCACGACACGATCAAGCCGGACGAGCAGATCCTGTCCTGCGCCTCCTGCACCACCAACGCGATCGTCCCGCCGCTCAAGGCGATGGCGGACGAGTTCGGCGTGCTGCGCGGCCACGTGGAGACCGTCCACTCGTTCACCAACGACCAGAACCTCCTGGACAACTACCACAAGGCCGACCGCCGGGGCCGCTCCGCGCCGCTCAACATGGTCATCACCGAGACCGGCGCCGCCTCCGCCGTCGCGAAGGCGCTGCCCGACCTCAAGGCCCCGATCACCGGCAGCTCGATCCGCGTGCCCGTGCCGGACGTCTCGATCGCCATCCTCAGCCTGCGCCTGGGCCGCGAGACCACCCGCGACGAGGTCCTCGACCACCTGCGCGACGTGTCGCTGCACTCGCCGCTGAAGCGCCAGATCGACTTCACGACGGCGCCCGACGCCGTGTCGATGGACTTCGTCGGGTCGCGCCACGCGTCGATCGTCGACGCCGGTGCCACCAAGGTCGACGGCGACAACGCGATCCTCTACCTCTGGTACGACAACGAGTTCGGCTACTCGTGCCAGGTCATCCGGGTCGTCCAGTACGTCTCCGGGGTCGAGTACCCGACCTACCCCGCGCCGGTGGCCTGA
- a CDS encoding saccharopine dehydrogenase family protein, with product MTSRKSGNSKAGERAKDEDSERVYDIVLFGATGFVGMLTAEHLAAHAPEGVRWAIAGRDTGKLEALRERLSAINPACAELPLVRADVADAASLRDMASHARVVASTVGPYLTYGQDLVGACAEAGTDYVDLTGEPEFVDLMYVKHDARARETGARLVHSCGFDSVPHDLGAYFTVQQLPEDVPLRVDGFVRVGARFSGGTFASALNQFGRGPQMVAAAKDRRRHEPRPVGRKAYAPPGAPRYASEVGAWALPLPTIDPQVVQRSARTLERYGPDFRYRHYAAVKSLPVALGAPVALGGLLAVAQLPPARRWLSARLKPGDGPDEARRAASWFSVRFVGEGGGKRVFTEVSGGDPGYGETARMLGESALCLALDSLPPTAGQVTTAVAMGDALIERLRAAGLTFRVVAERDAPHR from the coding sequence ATGACCAGTCGTAAGAGCGGCAACAGCAAGGCCGGCGAGCGCGCGAAGGACGAGGACAGTGAGCGCGTGTACGACATCGTGCTCTTCGGAGCGACAGGTTTCGTGGGGATGCTCACCGCGGAGCATCTCGCCGCCCATGCCCCCGAAGGGGTGCGGTGGGCCATCGCCGGGCGCGACACCGGCAAGCTCGAAGCGCTGCGCGAGCGGCTTTCCGCGATCAATCCGGCGTGCGCCGAACTCCCGCTGGTCCGCGCCGACGTGGCGGATGCCGCGTCCCTGCGGGACATGGCCTCCCACGCGCGCGTGGTCGCCTCCACCGTCGGTCCGTACCTGACGTACGGACAGGACCTGGTCGGGGCGTGCGCGGAGGCGGGCACGGACTACGTGGACCTGACCGGCGAGCCGGAGTTCGTCGACCTCATGTACGTGAAGCACGACGCCCGCGCGCGGGAGACCGGCGCGCGACTCGTGCACTCCTGCGGCTTCGACTCCGTTCCGCACGACCTGGGCGCGTACTTCACCGTCCAGCAACTGCCGGAGGACGTCCCGTTGCGCGTGGACGGATTCGTCCGGGTGGGCGCGCGGTTCTCCGGCGGCACCTTCGCCTCCGCGCTCAACCAGTTCGGGCGGGGCCCGCAGATGGTCGCCGCAGCGAAGGACCGCCGACGGCACGAACCCCGCCCGGTGGGGCGCAAGGCGTACGCTCCGCCCGGCGCGCCCCGGTATGCGAGCGAGGTCGGCGCGTGGGCGCTGCCGCTGCCGACGATCGACCCGCAGGTGGTGCAGCGCTCGGCGCGCACCCTGGAGCGGTACGGACCGGACTTCCGCTACCGGCACTACGCGGCCGTGAAGTCGCTGCCGGTCGCGCTGGGCGCCCCCGTGGCCCTCGGCGGGCTCCTCGCGGTGGCGCAGCTGCCGCCCGCGCGGCGGTGGCTGTCCGCGCGCCTGAAGCCCGGGGACGGCCCCGACGAGGCGCGCCGTGCGGCGTCGTGGTTCTCGGTCCGGTTCGTCGGCGAGGGCGGCGGGAAGCGGGTGTTCACCGAGGTCTCGGGGGGCGACCCGGGGTACGGCGAGACGGCGCGGATGCTGGGAGAGTCGGCACTGTGCCTGGCCCTGGACTCCTTGCCGCCGACGGCCGGGCAGGTCACGACGGCCGTGGCGATGGGTGACGCGCTGATCGAGCGGCTGCGGGCGGCGGGGCTCACGTTCCGGGTGGTGGCGGAGCGCGACGCACCGCATAGGTAG
- a CDS encoding CaiB/BaiF CoA transferase family protein, giving the protein MPGKGVHGPLAGVRVVELAGIGPGPFAAMLLADLGADVVRVDRPGGGGLAINPEYDVTNRNKRSVVVDLKADEGPARVLDLVERADVLIEGYRPGVAERLGVGPDACHARNPKLVYGRMTGWGQEGPLAQRAGHDIAYIAITGTLGMIGNPDEPPAVPANLVGDYAGGSLYLIVGILAALHHAREHGTGQVVDAAIVDGAAHLSTMIHGMLAAGGWQDRRGANLLDGGCPFYGTYETADGGYMAVGPLEQQFYDEFTALLGLADTAPARKDLARWGELREAVAARFKDRTRDEWTAVFQDSDACVAPVLSLREAPAHPHLAARGTFTDHGGITQPAPAPRFSATPARIHSGPAQPGADTADVARDWDVPALTPASPRVTTEEDH; this is encoded by the coding sequence ATGCCGGGCAAGGGTGTTCACGGACCGCTCGCCGGAGTGCGCGTGGTCGAGCTGGCGGGCATCGGGCCAGGACCGTTCGCGGCCATGCTGCTCGCCGACCTCGGCGCCGACGTCGTGCGCGTCGACCGGCCCGGCGGCGGTGGCCTCGCGATCAACCCCGAGTACGACGTGACCAACCGCAACAAGCGGTCCGTCGTCGTCGACCTCAAGGCGGACGAGGGACCGGCTCGCGTCCTCGACCTGGTCGAACGCGCCGACGTCCTCATCGAGGGCTACCGGCCCGGAGTCGCCGAGCGCCTCGGCGTGGGCCCCGACGCCTGCCACGCCCGCAATCCGAAGCTGGTCTACGGCCGCATGACCGGCTGGGGGCAGGAAGGGCCGCTCGCCCAGCGCGCGGGCCACGACATCGCGTACATCGCCATCACCGGCACCCTCGGCATGATCGGCAACCCCGACGAGCCGCCCGCCGTCCCCGCGAACCTCGTGGGCGACTACGCGGGCGGCTCGCTCTACCTCATCGTCGGCATCCTCGCCGCGCTGCACCACGCGCGCGAACACGGCACCGGGCAGGTGGTGGACGCCGCCATCGTCGACGGCGCGGCCCACCTCTCCACGATGATCCACGGCATGCTCGCGGCCGGCGGCTGGCAGGACCGGCGCGGCGCCAACCTCCTCGACGGCGGCTGCCCCTTCTACGGCACGTACGAGACCGCGGACGGCGGCTACATGGCCGTAGGCCCGCTGGAGCAGCAGTTCTACGACGAGTTCACCGCCCTGCTCGGCCTCGCCGACACCGCGCCCGCCCGCAAGGACCTGGCCCGCTGGGGCGAACTGCGCGAGGCCGTCGCCGCCCGCTTCAAGGACCGTACGCGCGACGAGTGGACGGCCGTCTTCCAGGACTCCGACGCGTGCGTGGCGCCCGTCCTGTCCCTGCGCGAGGCGCCCGCCCACCCGCACCTCGCGGCCCGCGGCACCTTCACCGACCACGGCGGCATCACCCAGCCCGCTCCCGCGCCCCGCTTCTCCGCCACCCCGGCGCGGATCCACAGCGGCCCCGCACAGCCCGGCGCCGACACCGCCGACGTGGCCCGCGACTGGGACGTCCCGGCCCTCACCCCCGCCTCGCCCCGAGTGACGACAGAGGAAGACCACTGA